The nucleotide window TGCTCGAGCATGATGTCGACGTGCTGCTTCTCGATGAGCCGACGCGCGGCATCGACATCGCGGCGAAGGCGAAGATCTACGAGGCCATCAATGAGATCGTCACCGATCCGGTGCGCCCACGGTCCGTGATCATGATTTCCAGCTACCTGCCGGAGCTGTTCGGCACCTGCGACCGCATCGCGGTCATGAGCCAGGGCCGCCTGACCCGTGCCGTGCCGGTGGCCAATCTGAAGCCGGAGGACGTCATGCGCGTCGCCACCGGCAAAGCCGATGACCTTCCCGGTTGAATCCGCATTCCCCACTCATTCCATGTCTCTCCGTTCCGTCTTCACTCTTCTCGGCCCGTTCCTGGCTCTGATCGTCATCTACTCCATCTTCGGGGCGATGAGGCCGGTCATGTTCTCGTCCGATGTCATGCTGAGCGTGCTGACCCAGACCGTGATCGTGGCCACTGCCGCCATCGGGATGACGCTCATCATCATTTCCGGAGGCATCGACCTCTCGGTGGGATCGATCATCGCATTCGCCTGCGTGGTCGCGGCGACTTTGATCACGAAAGGCTATCCACCGGTGGCGGTGTTTGCGGCGACGATCGGCTTCGGCGCACTCTGTGGTTTGTTCAATGGCAGCCTCACGGTGGGCCTCAAGCTGCTGCCCTTCATTGTCACGCTTGGCACGATGCAGATCTTCCGCGGCGGTGCGAAGGTGTATTCCCACGGCTCTCCGGTGAACCTTCCTTTCGATGTTACCGTTTACAAGGCATGGATGGGTGGCAAGGGTCTGCCCTACGGCGTGTGGATGATGATCGGGCTTGTGGTGTTGTTCACCGTGATCCTCCGCTACACCCGCTTCGGCCGCTATGTGTTCGCCGTCGGCTCGAATGAAAACACCGCCACGCTCTGTGGCGTGAATGTGCCAAAGGTGAAACTGCTCGTTTACACCATCGGTGGTGCGATGGCCGGCCTTGCCGCGATGATGAACGTGGCGAAGTCCTCGCAAGGCGATCCGACCACGGCGATGGGCCTGGAGCTCGATGTGATCGCCGCGGTGGTGATCGGTGGTGCCAGCTTGTCTGGTGGTGAGGGATCGGTGCTCGGTGCCTTGATCGGCGCGCTGCTGATGACCACCATCCGCACCGGTTGCGTGCTGCGTGGCATCCCGACACCTTGGACGGAGATCATCACCGGCGCCATCATTGTCATCGCCGTGATCATCGACCGCCTGCGCCACCGCACGGCGGCCTGAAGTCATCTCAGCAATTCCTCCCGCCAGGCGTCATAGTCGTCCGGCGCGGATCGGGGAGATTTCGGCCTCCTCGGATGGGACGAGAGCGGGTTCATTTCGCCGGCCCGTTGAAGGGATTGCGATGGGACGATGCATCGGTGGGCGCGTCCTTCGCGGGGGTGCTTTCCGCCGTGCCTGGCGTGGCAGTCGTCGTGACGGGCTTCTGGCTTTCGCCGATCCAATCGCCCCAATGGCCGAGGAAGAACTTTTTCTCCTGCGTCAGGAACTTGTCCGAGTGACCGAGGATCGGTCGCAGCGAGGTGGTCATCTGCAGCGTGACCAGTGCGAAGACTCCGCTCCAGATGACGAGCGGTCCCTTGCGGTTCGCGCCGGTGGAAAACACGGCGGTCTTGAGAAAGCGCAGTCCGAAGAGCAAGGCCACCAGCCATGCTCCGATACCGAGCGCGCCGACGAAGCCATATGAGTCGGTCGATTCGGCGAAGATCCACACGGCCGGTGCGAAGCCGAGCAACAGGAGTCCCGCGAGGGCAAGCGCTCCCGCGAAGCTGGCGGCGAGCTGCTGGACCGAAAGTCTGCCACCCGCCAGCGTGGAGAAGATATAGAGGCTGGGGAAACAAATCGCAGCGGCGATAGCCACACCCGCGGTGATCTTCAGCGGCGCGGCCCAGAGTTGCTCATGCTTGTGGAAGCAGCCGATGACCACGCCGAAGAGCAGGAACGACACCAGCATGATCCCGGCAAAGCGGCCCGTGGCCCCATGGCCGGGTTTGGCGAGGCGGTGGACGAGTTCATACGGACGGCGCAGCAATGCTTCGAAAAGCGTGCGGAGATCGAGCTTGTCCGGCAGCGGTGCATCCAGCGGCGGCGGAGTGGCGGGCTCGGGAGCGGGTGGAATTTCAGGCGTTTCCATGGTGGTGGTCAGTTGGAGGGTTGGGTGCGGAAGGCGGAGAAAACCGGTACGCCGATCACGATGATCGCGAGCGTCAGCCAAATGCCGGCGGTGAATCCATCGCCGGCGATGTGGACGAGGGAACCCCAGATCGTTTCGTAGAAATTTCCCTTCAGTGGCTGTGGCCGCAGGAATTCAACCTCCATCCCGGGCAGTCCGAAGAACGGGCGCAACACCCACGAGAACTGGGCGCCGAGAAAGCCATTGCCCGCCAGCCAGGCGATGAGCGTGGCGCGGGCGGCGGCGCGTGTGGGCGCACGGGCTGCGAGCAGCCGGTAGAGGTGGGAGTTCGCCACCACGCCCGCGAAGCCGATCAGGAAGGTGTGGATGACCTGATACGCGGCGTAGGCCGTGTCCGCTTCCGGAGTCCCCGGCACGGGTGCGTTCCACGCGAGGAAGAACGTCACCGGCGCCAGCGATCCGAGAATCAGTGCGGACACGGCCGTGGCCATGAGGAGAGCCAGAAACGATTGCCGGATGCCCAGGCCGGTGCCGAGCAGCAGGGCTAGCAGGCCATTGAGCAGTCCATTGCATCCCAGCGTGAGCGCCACCAGCAGCGGCATCTTCACCGCCACGTATCCCGCCATCAGCGGCGAGCGCCACCAGCCGACGGTGAAGCCATAGAAAGCGAGGCCGATCACCGTGACCATCGCCGTCTGCCACACGCGCCGCGAGCCCGGCTCATCAAGCCAGGAAGCGTCGGGTTGGAGAAACGAACGCAGGGTCACGGCTTCAATGAAACGGAGCGTGGTGAAGGCTTCATTCGTACTCCGTGGCATTTGCGTGAAGATTCGGAGAATGCCTCACCGATCTTCGATCACGGTTTCAGCGCGCCAGGGGCTGTTGAGCGGATGAAAAAGAGCGGACCAGAACCACGGCGAAACGTCGGTCCACGTTTGGCCATTGGCTTCGCTCACGATCCGCTCGCGGATGGTGAGGTCCTGCCCCGGACGGCTTGCATTGAAACGCGACCAACGGCTGCCATCGCCGTGTTCCTCCACGATGGCATCCGTGGTGAGAAACCCGGCGGCACGCAGGCAGTCCCGCGAAGGATGAAGGCGGCGGGTCGCCTTGGTGACGCGACGCAGGATCACCTGCCGGTCGCTCCAGGTGAAGCTGCCGAGTGTGCCCGGAAACCCATTGGCGAAAGCTTCTTCCACCGGCGTGGCAGGCAGCGGTTGCAGCGGAAGCGTCACTCCCGCGAAGGAAAAGACCGCAGGCGGGCTGGAAAGCGGTGCGGGCGAAATGTCGCGATGAGAGAGGATCGACAACCACGGCCCGGCCATGGCGGCGAACACCAGCACCACCACGTCATGACGATGGATGGGAAGGACTGGTGCGGATGAAGAAACCGCGCCACGGCTTCTTGCCGCGAACCACCACATCACGCCGAGCACCATGGAGGTGCAGAGGAGTCCCGCGCCTTCATGGAAGATTCCGGCGGAAGGGAGCTTGCCGCAGGTTTCCGCCACCAACAGGAGCGCCCGCAGCATGTTCGCGGGAATCGCGAGCATGGCGGCCATTGCCAGCAGTGCTATCGAACGGTCGATGGACAGCCGGTGAAAGGCGGAGAGAGCGGCTCCGGCCGCGAGGATATGCCACAGCATGCGGATGCCGCTGCACGCGGGATCGACATTGATCGTTTGCCCGTCGGTGAGGATTCCGGTTCCCGCGCGGGAGGCCGTCACGCCACTGAGATGCAGGATCTCCACCACGCCCGCGGCGGACAGCGCCCGCAGCGGATACCCGGCCCAGAATTGCAGCGAGGCGATGACCGGCAGGGACAGCATCAACAGCGCGGTGATGCCAGGCCTACGATGCATGCCGTAGAAAAGAGCGACTCCGGCGACTGCGGTCGCGGCGCGCAACAGCGGTGGAAGCCACGGCGTGGCCAATGCGCTGGCCAGCAACAACAATGCGCCGCCGCCACGCGAGAGGGGGGTGGGGCGGATCGAACGGCGGTCGCGCCATGCCAGTAACAGGGCCAAGCCGAGCGCGGCAAGGCCGAGCGGTTCATCGCTGCCATCGTCCAGCCGCCGGATGAACCAGACGATTACCGGCAGCAGCGAGGCGGCAATCAGCCACACGGTGAGCCAACCGCGCGATGGCTTGTCCGGCGCTGGCGCGGTATGACCTTCCGTGATCATGGCCGGTGGCAGGGAAACCAAGGCGTTCATAAGATTCAGCGGCGGCGTTGAAGGGCCAGCAGGGTGACCAGCAATGAGATCAAACCAATGGCGTCCGGCTCGGGGACGGAGCCGTTGACCACGATGGGCTTTGGCGTGGTGCCAATCGCGCTGTTCGAGACACCTGCGGGAAGCGGCAGCGGTTGCTTCACGGTCTGGGCCAGTCCGTCGAATCCGCGTGGCGTTTCATCCACCGCCACGAATGAGGTGTAGGGCGTGAGCAGTTGGTAGGTGAGACCCAGCGCGGTGACTTCGCGGATGCTCTCGGGGCTCGCGACGGGAATGCTACGATCCGAGGTTGGCACCAGTTCATCCTCCAGATGGCGCACACGTTCACGCGCCCACAATACCGGCAGCGCGGGGTGATCGGTGCCGCTGGCGGTGGCTTCCGCAAGATCGACGGATTTCTCGAATACTTCGCCGTGTCCCGCGATGCCGCGGATGATAATGCGGCCCTTTGCTTCTCCGCTCCAACGACCGGCGATCACCAGCGGGCGGTTGGCGAAGAGATCGGGATACGGCGAGGGTTCGATGCCGCTGAGTTCCACACCTTCGGCTTCCACGCGGATCTTGGCCAGCACCGGGCTGGCGATTAGATCGCGGAAGCGGGTGACGGTTCCATTCACCTCGGAGGGCTGGGTGATCACGAACGGCTCGCCTTGTCCGGCGCGGGCCATGCCTTCGATCAAGTGGCGGTTCACCGACGAACCGATGCCGACGGAAAACAGGTTCGCTTGTCCGAGACGGGAGCGGATGCTGGTGAAGACCTCGCGCTCGAATCCCACAAAGCCATCGGTCATCACCACGATCGAACGAGAGCGACCTTCGCTCCCCGGCAGTGCGAAGGCGCGGTCCAGTGCCTGGCCGAGTTCGGTGCCACCTCCCGATTGCTGTTTGGTGATGAAGTTCCGGGCCTGCTCGACCATCGCCGGCGTGTTGGCCACCGGACTGAGCGAAAGCACCTCGCTGCCGCCGGAAAAGGTCACGATGTTGAACGTATCGTCGGGCCGCAGCACCGAGGTGAGCTGGGTGAGCAGATCCTTTGCGGTTTGCAGCGGGAAGCCCTGCATCGATCCCGAGATATCGAGGACGAAGACATAGTCGCGCAGTGGGATGAGGTCGGGTGTGACGCGTTTCGGCGGTTCCACCTGGAGCAGGAAGTGGTTTTCCTTTTCACCCTTGTGCAGCAGCAGGCCTGCGTCCACGCGATCCTGGCCGAGCTTCCAGCGCAGGATGAAATCGCGGTTGGCAGCTTCTTCCCCGGTCTTTGTCACCAGCTTCACGGCGGCCGTGCTCTTCGATTGGAAGTCCACGTTCACCGGATGGCTGGTACACTTCACTTCCGCCAGAGGCAGCGCGGTGGAGAGATTGACCGCGAGCTGGAAGCCTGCGGGCGAGGGCTTGCCTTCCTCCAGATGCGGATTGGCGGACCACGTTTCCGTGGCCCCGCCCATCTGATGACCGTAACGCGGGCCGACCACCGTGGGAAAGACGAACTCGTAGGTGCCATCGGTGGCGGGAATGCTTTCCGACCACTGGACGGTGACGTGGATGTCATCCCCGGGCAGAATGTTCGCCACGGACATTTGGAAGACGTTCGGTCGCTGCTCCTCCAACAGCGCGGCGGTCCTCTTCTGCGACTTCGCCTGCTCGTATTCGGTCTTCGCCGCGGTCTTCTCCTTGATGCGTGCGGTGATCGTACGTCCGCCGGTAGCCAGCGTCATGCCATGGACGGCGGCGCGGGTGGAGGCGGGGAAGACGTAGATGGCCTCCATCGGCTTGTCGCCGGTGTTGGCATAGACTTGTTCCAGCGAGATGCGTGCGATGGTGCCGTCGATCCACACATCCGCCGTGCTCGATTTCAACGGCAGGTTGCCGCCGGACTTCTCGCCGCTTGCCGTAGTGGCGTGGAAGTACGGTGCGGCGGTGGTCTCGCCGGGAGACGCGGCGGCGAGGAAACCGAATACGGCGGCGAAATAGATCAGGCGGAGCAGGACTTTCATGGCGGTCGTCTGTGTGGACGACGCGATGAAGAGGTCCGTGTGTGAAACGCTGGTCCGGCTCCGGTGAAAGCTTCGTGAAACCCGTGTGAACGTGGTGGTTAGACGAGGATATCCTTCACCACCTTGCCCGCCACATCGGTCAGTCGGAAATGGCGGCCTTGGTGGAAGAATGTCAGCTTGGTATGATCGAGCCCGAGCTGGTTGAGGATGGTGGCGTGGAGATCGTGTACATGCACGGGATTCTCCGTGATGTTGTAGCCGAAGTCATCGGTCGCTCCGTGGATGATGCCAGGCTTGATGCCGCCGCCCGCCATCCACAGCGAGAAGCACCGGGGGTGATGGTCGCGGCCGTAGTTGCTGGCAGTGAGAACGCCTTGTGAATAGGCGGTGCGGCCGAACTCGCCGCCCCATACCACCAGCGTGTCCTCGAGCATGCCGCGTTGTTTGAGATCCCTCAACAGGCCCGCGCAGGGCTGGTCGATTTCCTTGGCGAGGCCGGGCAACTGTCTCGGCAGGTTGGCGTGGCTGTCCCAGCCGGGATGGTAGAGCTGGATGAAGCGCACGCCGCGCTCGGCGAGGCGGCGCGCCTGCAGGCAATTCGCGGCGAAGGAGCCGGCCTGCGCCACATCCGGTCCGTAGAGATCGAGCACCGATTGCGACTCGTTCGCGATGGTGGTGGCCTCCGGCACGCTGGTTTGCATACGATAGGCCATCTCGTATTGGGCGATGCGCGATTCGATCTCGGGATCGAGTTCCTTTTCGAACGAAGCGCGGTTGAGGTCGCCGAGCTTGTCGAGCAGCGCGCGCCTGCCGCTGCCGCAGATGCCATCGGGATTGGTGAGGTAGAACACCGCGTCCTGGCCGGGCGAGAAGCGTACGCCCTGATAGCGTGAGTCGAGGAATCCACTGCCCCAGAGGCGGGCGTAGAGCGGTTGATCGGTCATCTTCTTGGTCACCAGCACCACGAACGCGGGCAGGTTCTCATTCATGCTGCCGAGGCCGTAGTGGATCCACGAGCCCATGCTAGGCCGGCCGGCAATCTGGGAGCCGGTCTGGAAGAATGTCATCGCCGGATCGTGGTTGATGGCCTCGGTGAACATCGACTTCACCAGACAGATGTCATCGATCATGGCGCCGGTGTGCGGCAGCAGTTCGCTGACCATGGTGCCGTTCTTCCCCATCGGCTTGAATTTGAAGTGGGAGCCAGCGAGCGGGAGGATCGCCTGGCTTCCGCTCATACCGGTGAGGCGCTGGTTGCCGCGCACGGAATCGGGGAGGCCTTCACCGTTGCGTTCGCGCAGGAGTGGCTTGTCATCCCAAAGGTCATGCTGCGCGGGGCCGCCGCTCATGAAGAGATAGATCACGCGTTTCGCCTTCGGTGCGTAGCCGGGGAGAAGTGGCGACACGTTCTCTCCAAGCGCGCGGTTGCCGAGCAATGATCCGAGCGCGAGGCCGCCGAGGCCTGCGGACATGCGCGAGAAGAAATGACGGCGGGTGATGAAGAAGGGATCGGCCATGGTCAGCGGAGGGTGATGGCTTCGTCCAGATTGAGCACGGCGTTCGCCAGCGCGGCGGATGCGGCGAGTTCGGGAGCAGGCAGGTCCGCGGGAGCTTTGAGATCACCGACCTTGAGATAGGCTTCCGCCTGCTTCGGGTCGGCTTGGAAGGTTTCGAGCTGGGAGGCATAGAGCTCGTCCAGCAGCTTGCTTTCCCGGGCGTCCGGTTGCCGGTCGAGCGTTTCACGGAAGACCCATGCGGCACGCGCGGCGGGATCGCCGCCGCCTTCCTTCATCATGCGGATGGCGAGCGCGCGGGAGGCTTCCACGAACTGCGGATCATTGAGCATCACCAGCGGTTGCAACGGCGTGTTCGTCTGCTGGCGTTTGACCACGCACACCTCACGGCCGGGTGAATCGAACGCGAGCATGCCGGGTGGGGGGGCGGTGCGGCGCCAGAAGGTGTAGAGGCTGCGGCGGTAGATCGCGGGCGCGGCGTCGCGTTTGTATTCCGGGAGGAAGTTGTTGAGCGCGCGCCAGGTGGCGGCATCGGGCAGATAGGGCTTCACCGAGGGGCCGCCGATGGTGGCCTGCATGAGGCCGGAAAGCGCGAGGGCCTGATCGCGGAGTTCTTCGGCAGGCAGGCGCTTGGCCGGGCCGCGGGCGAGCAGCACGTTCGAGGGATCGCGCTCGCGGAGGGGACGTGATGTTTTCGAATCCTGGCTGTAGGTGGCGCTGAGCACGATCTGGCGGCAAAGGCGTTTCATGTCCCAGCCGTGGGCGATGAAATCGCGCGCGAGCCAGTCGAGCAGTTCGGGGTGCGAAGGCAGTTCGCCCTGCGCGCCGAAGTTTTCCGAAGTCGCGACCAGACCGCGTCCGAAGAAGTGCTGCCACACACGGTTCACCTGCACGCGGGCGGTCAGCGGATGATCCGGCTGTGTGAGCCAGCGCGCGAGGCCGAGGCGGTTGCGCGGAAGATCGGCGGACATCGGTGGCAGGGCCGCGGGAGTTTCACGCGGGAGAGCATCACCTTGCGGTGCATCGTAGGTTCCGCGGGAAAGAATGTAGGCCGGGCGCGCCTCTTTCATTTCCTCCATGACGGGGAGTTCCTTCACGCCGTCGAGGGTCTTGCGGAGCGCGCTGCGGAGACCTTCAAGATCGGCCGTGGCTTTGCGCAGATCCGGATCAATGGCGGAGAAATAGAAGTCGCGGAGCTTGGCCAGCCCTGCATCATCCTTGGGTTGTCCGGCGATCTGATCGGAGAGCGACTTGTCCTCGGCAAGAGCTTCCACTTCAAAGGGGGTGATGGCGCGCTTGTAGAGGCGGATGTCATCGACGGCACCATCGCGCAGTCCGGAATCGCGGACGCGCTCGCCGAAGGCGAAGCCGCTGCCACTGCCGCTGTTCTTCGAGAGATGATCGCGCACGGTGTCCAGCGGAGCGGCCTGGCCATTGAGGAAAACCTTCAATCCGGCGGCGCGGGAGGAACCATCGTAGGTCACCACCACATGAGTCCATTGCCCGGAAGGAACGATCGGTTGCGACCGCACGGAAATGCAGTTACCCGGCCATTCGCGGGAAACCTGCCAGCGCAATCTGCCGTCTTCCAGCAGCAGCTCGAAACCATTGTAGCCGGGATCATAGCCGGCGCAGTTGTGGAAGACGACCTGACGCTTCGAGACGGGTCCGGGCTTCAACCAGAAGGCCATCGAAACGGGGTCCTCGCGGTTGGTGATACCGGGGTTGCCGAGGTTCAGCGGATCATCGCCAGTGAAGGACAACGCCTGGCCGCGATGGCCCGGCACCAGCTTGTTCTTGGGATCGGTGGTCGCGGGTTTCTTCGGATCGGCGGTGTTGTCGAGATTGTTCCGATCCAAGGCATCCAGATCACAGGAGACCATGAGATCCACAGTGGGGCCGGAAGGTGCGGCGAGCCATGCCTGGAACGCGGCTTCCTTTTCCGCACGCTGTTTTGCGAGAGCCGCTTCCGCCTGCGTGATCGCGGCGGTTTGGGCGGCAATGGCGTTGTCCTGCGTGACGGTGGTGAGCAGCAGCGAGGGATTCGGCTGGATCGAGCCATTGCCATGAAGGAGGCCCCACTCGTCGATCGAGTTGAAGAACGCCCCAAGCGAATAGTAGTCGTGCTGGGTGAGCGGGTCGTACTTGTGATCGTGGCAGCGGGTACACTCCATCGTGAGGCCGAGGAAAGCCGTGCCGACGGTGTGGACACGATCCGAGACACCTTCCTGCCGGAATTCCTCTTCCACGCTGCCGCCCTCCTGGGTCTTGCGGTGGACGCGGTTGAAGGTGGTGGCAATGCGTTGCTCGCGGGTGGGGCTCGGCAGCAGGTCGCCCGCGAGCTGCCAG belongs to Luteolibacter ambystomatis and includes:
- a CDS encoding ABC transporter permease, translated to MSLRSVFTLLGPFLALIVIYSIFGAMRPVMFSSDVMLSVLTQTVIVATAAIGMTLIIISGGIDLSVGSIIAFACVVAATLITKGYPPVAVFAATIGFGALCGLFNGSLTVGLKLLPFIVTLGTMQIFRGGAKVYSHGSPVNLPFDVTVYKAWMGGKGLPYGVWMMIGLVVLFTVILRYTRFGRYVFAVGSNENTATLCGVNVPKVKLLVYTIGGAMAGLAAMMNVAKSSQGDPTTAMGLELDVIAAVVIGGASLSGGEGSVLGALIGALLMTTIRTGCVLRGIPTPWTEIITGAIIVIAVIIDRLRHRTAA
- a CDS encoding exosortase/archaeosortase family protein translates to MITEGHTAPAPDKPSRGWLTVWLIAASLLPVIVWFIRRLDDGSDEPLGLAALGLALLLAWRDRRSIRPTPLSRGGGALLLLASALATPWLPPLLRAATAVAGVALFYGMHRRPGITALLMLSLPVIASLQFWAGYPLRALSAAGVVEILHLSGVTASRAGTGILTDGQTINVDPACSGIRMLWHILAAGAALSAFHRLSIDRSIALLAMAAMLAIPANMLRALLLVAETCGKLPSAGIFHEGAGLLCTSMVLGVMWWFAARSRGAVSSSAPVLPIHRHDVVVLVFAAMAGPWLSILSHRDISPAPLSSPPAVFSFAGVTLPLQPLPATPVEEAFANGFPGTLGSFTWSDRQVILRRVTKATRRLHPSRDCLRAAGFLTTDAIVEEHGDGSRWSRFNASRPGQDLTIRERIVSEANGQTWTDVSPWFWSALFHPLNSPWRAETVIEDR
- a CDS encoding VIT domain-containing protein; amino-acid sequence: MKVLLRLIYFAAVFGFLAAASPGETTAAPYFHATTASGEKSGGNLPLKSSTADVWIDGTIARISLEQVYANTGDKPMEAIYVFPASTRAAVHGMTLATGGRTITARIKEKTAAKTEYEQAKSQKRTAALLEEQRPNVFQMSVANILPGDDIHVTVQWSESIPATDGTYEFVFPTVVGPRYGHQMGGATETWSANPHLEEGKPSPAGFQLAVNLSTALPLAEVKCTSHPVNVDFQSKSTAAVKLVTKTGEEAANRDFILRWKLGQDRVDAGLLLHKGEKENHFLLQVEPPKRVTPDLIPLRDYVFVLDISGSMQGFPLQTAKDLLTQLTSVLRPDDTFNIVTFSGGSEVLSLSPVANTPAMVEQARNFITKQQSGGGTELGQALDRAFALPGSEGRSRSIVVMTDGFVGFEREVFTSIRSRLGQANLFSVGIGSSVNRHLIEGMARAGQGEPFVITQPSEVNGTVTRFRDLIASPVLAKIRVEAEGVELSGIEPSPYPDLFANRPLVIAGRWSGEAKGRIIIRGIAGHGEVFEKSVDLAEATASGTDHPALPVLWARERVRHLEDELVPTSDRSIPVASPESIREVTALGLTYQLLTPYTSFVAVDETPRGFDGLAQTVKQPLPLPAGVSNSAIGTTPKPIVVNGSVPEPDAIGLISLLVTLLALQRRR
- a CDS encoding DUF1501 domain-containing protein — translated: MADPFFITRRHFFSRMSAGLGGLALGSLLGNRALGENVSPLLPGYAPKAKRVIYLFMSGGPAQHDLWDDKPLLRERNGEGLPDSVRGNQRLTGMSGSQAILPLAGSHFKFKPMGKNGTMVSELLPHTGAMIDDICLVKSMFTEAINHDPAMTFFQTGSQIAGRPSMGSWIHYGLGSMNENLPAFVVLVTKKMTDQPLYARLWGSGFLDSRYQGVRFSPGQDAVFYLTNPDGICGSGRRALLDKLGDLNRASFEKELDPEIESRIAQYEMAYRMQTSVPEATTIANESQSVLDLYGPDVAQAGSFAANCLQARRLAERGVRFIQLYHPGWDSHANLPRQLPGLAKEIDQPCAGLLRDLKQRGMLEDTLVVWGGEFGRTAYSQGVLTASNYGRDHHPRCFSLWMAGGGIKPGIIHGATDDFGYNITENPVHVHDLHATILNQLGLDHTKLTFFHQGRHFRLTDVAGKVVKDILV
- a CDS encoding DUF1553 domain-containing protein, producing the protein MPRSFHPIALAPGLLAGAMLADAAEPVPTYNKDIRPIFSDKCIQCHGPDSAGRKGDLRLDRREDALAAKAFVPGNPAASHLIQRIHEKDPKEVMPPPESPRQLNDHERDLLARWIAGGAVYEKHWSFSPLPASIAVPTPKDAAWPKEDLDRFIAARLDQESLTPSTPASPERWLRRVTFDLTGLPVTRAELDAFLADKENGARERAVERLLASPHYGEKMAVDWLDVARYADSYGYQSDLDTNAWPYRDWVIDALNRNLSWDQFITWQLAGDLLPSPTREQRIATTFNRVHRKTQEGGSVEEEFRQEGVSDRVHTVGTAFLGLTMECTRCHDHKYDPLTQHDYYSLGAFFNSIDEWGLLHGNGSIQPNPSLLLTTVTQDNAIAAQTAAITQAEAALAKQRAEKEAAFQAWLAAPSGPTVDLMVSCDLDALDRNNLDNTADPKKPATTDPKNKLVPGHRGQALSFTGDDPLNLGNPGITNREDPVSMAFWLKPGPVSKRQVVFHNCAGYDPGYNGFELLLEDGRLRWQVSREWPGNCISVRSQPIVPSGQWTHVVVTYDGSSRAAGLKVFLNGQAAPLDTVRDHLSKNSGSGSGFAFGERVRDSGLRDGAVDDIRLYKRAITPFEVEALAEDKSLSDQIAGQPKDDAGLAKLRDFYFSAIDPDLRKATADLEGLRSALRKTLDGVKELPVMEEMKEARPAYILSRGTYDAPQGDALPRETPAALPPMSADLPRNRLGLARWLTQPDHPLTARVQVNRVWQHFFGRGLVATSENFGAQGELPSHPELLDWLARDFIAHGWDMKRLCRQIVLSATYSQDSKTSRPLRERDPSNVLLARGPAKRLPAEELRDQALALSGLMQATIGGPSVKPYLPDAATWRALNNFLPEYKRDAAPAIYRRSLYTFWRRTAPPPGMLAFDSPGREVCVVKRQQTNTPLQPLVMLNDPQFVEASRALAIRMMKEGGGDPAARAAWVFRETLDRQPDARESKLLDELYASQLETFQADPKQAEAYLKVGDLKAPADLPAPELAASAALANAVLNLDEAITLR